Below is a window of Aliidongia dinghuensis DNA.
GTCGATCAGCGCACCGCGGCCGACGCCGAATGCGTCGCGGTCGAGGCTCTTGATGGCGGCGATATCATCAGCTGCCGCAAGGCCGACGTTGCCGGGCGCCGCGATCTCTTTCACCGGGCCCTGATGCTGCCGGATCTCGCCGCACTCGACGAAGCCGAGCTTTCGGTAGAGCGGCAGCCCGTCCTCCGTCGCCGTCAGCCGCAACGGCCGGTCGCCGGCGAGCGTCAGCGCCGCATCCATCAGCCGGCGCCCGAAGCCGCGTCCGCGCAAGGCCTCGTCGACGATCACCATGTTGATGGCGGCGCAATCCCGTCCGTAGGGCGTCATGAGAATGGTGCCGACGACGCGACCCTGATGGGTCACCGCCACCGTGCCGGAGCTCAGCTCGAGCACCATGCGCCAGTCTTCCGGCCGGTGCGGCCATTTCGCCTGGCGCGACAGCGCCACCGCACCGTCGATGTGCTCCGGGCCGAAGGCGATCAGGGCGATATTGTCCGAGGCGATATTATCTGCTGTCTGCATGGGGCATCCTTTCCCGCCCCAAGTGTCGAGCGAAGTCCGGCGGCAGATCATGCAAAGACGTCGGCCGCAACGATATCTTGCACCGTTAACCGGGCCGCTTTCCGCATCATATGCCGCCCGCATCATGGGCGGCATAGTGCTCGTTTGCCGTCAGCTACCGCGCGCCTTGCTTCAGGATCACCATGGTCGTCGTTTCGGCCACGGCCGGGATGGATTGCAGAACGTCTCGGATGAAGGTTCCGAGGGCTTCGATGTCGGAGACCCAGACGCGCAGCATGAAGTCGATGTTGCCGGTCACGAGGAGGCATTCCGTGACCTCGGGCCGGTCGGCGATCGTGGCCAGGAACTGGTCGGTTCCTTCCGGGCCGTGCCGCGCCAGCCGCACCGATACGAGGACGCTGATGTTCTGCCCCAATGCGGCCGGATCGATGCGCGCGGCGTAGCCGAGAATGACGCCTTCGTCCTCCAGCCGCTTGACGCGACGGCCGCATGGCGTCGGGGAAAGCCCGATGCGATCGGCCAGCTCCAATATCGAAATCCGACCTTCCTTCTCCAGGATGGCTAGGATCAATCGACATTCAGGATTCACGGATGGCTGAATATGTGATTCATGAGACGCCAGATTCTTCGATCTGGGGTCTGGTTGATGACCAAGCGGTACGAGCTTTCGCAAGCCCAGTGGCGTCGG
It encodes the following:
- a CDS encoding GNAT family N-acetyltransferase; this encodes MQTADNIASDNIALIAFGPEHIDGAVALSRQAKWPHRPEDWRMVLELSSGTVAVTHQGRVVGTILMTPYGRDCAAINMVIVDEALRGRGFGRRLMDAALTLAGDRPLRLTATEDGLPLYRKLGFVECGEIRQHQGPVKEIAAPGNVGLAAADDIAAIKSLDRDAFGVGRGALIDRLAVHGQLAVVRRNGAVEGFAAIRTFGRGEVVGPVVAANMQDAQALIGFFAAVRTGAFLRVDTPGDSGLAPWLSELGLLEVGGGVAMRKPAKAGRENAGPAIFALASQALG
- a CDS encoding Lrp/AsnC family transcriptional regulator, which encodes PTPLGLRKLVPLGHQPDPRSKNLASHESHIQPSVNPECRLILAILEKEGRISILELADRIGLSPTPCGRRVKRLEDEGVILGYAARIDPAALGQNISVLVSVRLARHGPEGTDQFLATIADRPEVTECLLVTGNIDFMLRVWVSDIEALGTFIRDVLQSIPAVAETTTMVILKQGAR